The Candidatus Limnocylindrales bacterium genome contains the following window.
CCACTGAAGGCCAAAGGAGGAATAATGACCGACGAACAGACATTCGAAAAGCTCTACGGCATGCGCATGAACGGCATTGCCAGCGCGCTGCGCGAGCAGCTGGCGAGTCCCCAGAGCGTCGACGGCCTTACATTCACGGACCGGCTCGCGATGCTCGTCGACCGCGAATGGAACGAGCGAGAGAACCGCAGCCTTACTCGCCGGCTCGCACTGGAGTTCCCCCGCTTTCGCGGACAGTTTGTGACTATCGAACTGCGGCCATCGCTAGCGCCTTCCTCTCGTAGTTGACCGGCGACATGTAGTCCAGGCCTGAGTGCCGGCGGCGCGTATTGTACCAGCCCTCAATGAAC
Protein-coding sequences here:
- a CDS encoding IS3 family transposase, with amino-acid sequence FIEGWYNTRRRHSGLDYMSPVNYERKALAMAAVR